One part of the Candidatus Aquiluna sp. UB-MaderosW2red genome encodes these proteins:
- a CDS encoding mechanosensitive ion channel family protein, which produces MDWQAIMDQWSLLIHIGIILLVAIAVRLALKLAAKRIVKSIVSGVKIPRRSQRIEKIVSDQRLTQRTKTIASVLDNVATWVIAITAIVMILSEFGVNVGALIAVSTILGAAIGFGSQSLVKDILAGIFIVFEDQYGVGDWVDLDGTSGEVERVGLRITELRDIHGALWFLRNGEILRVGNSSQEWAKALLDLPFAYDNDVDQVQSIIIQVAKELEASDKFGKDITEEVEIQGMMHFSGEQFVIRVALKTLPNRQWAVSRELRLRLKNAFDANGITLLQASKINLAK; this is translated from the coding sequence ATGGACTGGCAGGCAATCATGGATCAATGGTCACTTCTGATCCACATTGGAATCATCCTTTTGGTGGCTATTGCCGTGCGGCTGGCCCTAAAGCTGGCCGCCAAAAGAATCGTGAAAAGCATTGTTTCTGGGGTCAAGATTCCGCGCCGGAGTCAAAGAATTGAAAAAATAGTTAGTGACCAGAGACTTACCCAAAGAACCAAAACAATTGCATCGGTTCTGGATAATGTTGCGACCTGGGTGATTGCGATCACTGCAATTGTGATGATTCTTTCTGAATTTGGCGTGAACGTTGGGGCACTGATTGCGGTTTCGACCATCCTGGGTGCCGCTATTGGTTTTGGATCTCAATCGCTTGTTAAAGATATTCTCGCGGGGATCTTCATAGTCTTTGAGGACCAATACGGAGTCGGTGACTGGGTTGATCTAGATGGCACTTCGGGCGAGGTGGAACGAGTTGGGTTGCGCATAACTGAGCTCCGAGACATTCATGGGGCCCTCTGGTTTCTAAGAAATGGCGAGATACTCAGGGTAGGTAACTCCTCGCAGGAATGGGCCAAGGCACTACTGGATTTGCCCTTTGCCTACGACAACGATGTAGACCAAGTGCAGAGCATCATCATTCAAGTTGCCAAAGAGCTCGAGGCCTCCGACAAGTTCGGCAAGGACATCACTGAAGAAGTTGAGATTCAAGGCATGATGCATTTCTCGGGAGAGCAATTTGTAATTCGAGTGGCCTTAAAGACCCTGCCAAATCGGCAGTGGGCCGTTAGTCGTGAGCTGAGACTTAGGCTCAAGAATGCATTCGATGCGAATGGCATCACGCTCTTGCAAGCCTCAAAAATCAACCTAGCCAAATAG